The following DNA comes from Hahella chejuensis KCTC 2396.
CAATATCGACGCTTGGTATGTTTGCTTGCTGAAGACGAAATGCTTCCCTAATTAGCCTTCTGACTCTGTTTCTTCCCGTCGCTAACTTTATGTTTTTCTTAGCAATGACAAGTCCTACACGAGGATGAGATAGTTGATTAGGTATAGCAAGAAGGAGCAAACCAGGATGGCTTGCTTTAAAGCGAGCATCGTTAAATACGTTACGGAAATCCCCCGGCTTCAAAAGTCGAAGTGAACGGGGGAATTCGTAACCAGCCATCTATAGGTTGCTTTTAAACAACAGACGACAATTAAGCTGAAATACGCTTACGACCTTTAGCGCGACGG
Coding sequences within:
- the rnpA gene encoding ribonuclease P protein component, producing the protein MAGYEFPRSLRLLKPGDFRNVFNDARFKASHPGLLLLAIPNQLSHPRVGLVIAKKNIKLATGRNRVRRLIREAFRLQQANIPSVDIVVLARKAVADMNNEEVFQCLTKLYSRIGQQHANALAKANSSSAT